A section of the Orenia marismortui DSM 5156 genome encodes:
- a CDS encoding nitrite/sulfite reductase domain-containing protein codes for MIKLPEGGNLQRIKNSKRTYSITPHISGGLTNPKTLKKIADVAEKYNCTIKITSGQQIMLIGLKAEEVDQAWDDLGMKPKNRSGLKCKGVRFCPGTSFCKRGKVDSVKLGMALENKYLGMELPSRMKMGVSGCHLSCTAPAIRDIGVVGNEEGFELRLGGSGGHKPMLAKPLANKLKHEEVLVLIDQVIDYYKDQGRVGERLGEMINRIGWEEFKKEIINKEEVKIIISAEKFNLSDISNDFNSKCNH; via the coding sequence ATGATTAAGTTACCTGAAGGTGGTAATTTACAAAGGATAAAAAATAGTAAAAGAACCTATTCTATTACTCCGCATATAAGTGGAGGTTTAACTAATCCCAAAACTCTAAAAAAGATAGCAGATGTAGCTGAAAAATATAATTGTACTATTAAGATAACTTCAGGACAACAGATAATGTTAATTGGATTAAAGGCTGAAGAAGTAGACCAAGCTTGGGATGACTTAGGTATGAAACCTAAGAATAGATCAGGACTAAAGTGTAAAGGGGTTAGATTTTGTCCAGGTACTAGTTTCTGTAAACGTGGCAAGGTAGATTCAGTGAAGTTAGGAATGGCTTTAGAAAATAAATATTTAGGAATGGAGTTACCATCAAGAATGAAAATGGGAGTAAGTGGGTGCCATTTATCCTGTACTGCTCCAGCAATAAGGGATATTGGGGTTGTAGGTAATGAAGAAGGATTTGAATTAAGATTAGGTGGATCTGGCGGGCATAAACCTATGTTAGCAAAGCCACTTGCCAATAAATTAAAGCATGAAGAAGTTTTAGTATTAATTGATCAAGTTATAGATTATTATAAAGATCAGGGGCGAGTAGGAGAAAGGTTAGGAGAAATGATAAATAGAATTGGTTGGGAAGAGTTTAAGAAAGAGATTATTAACAAGGAAGAGGTTAAAATTATAATTTCAGCTGAAAAATTTAATCTTAGTGATATAAGCAATGATTTTAACTCTAAATGTAATCATTAG
- a CDS encoding nitrite/sulfite reductase domain-containing protein has protein sequence MDTTGQGTKKDLLAKGAVLQRDGSYAIAPHSPGGLLEPDQLIKIGEIAKKYNAATVKATSSQRLAIVGIKEEDIDAVWNDLGMDPGYAIGVCVRSVKFCPGTTFCKRGQQDSVSIGMELDKRYHGMELPGKFKVGVSGCVNKCMATEFRDLGLMGTSKGFHIYVGGHGGVKARLGQVLAEHQTPEDSLKIIDNIMHYFEGNGNKRERLGEFIDRIGFEEFEQEVMID, from the coding sequence ATGGACACTACAGGTCAAGGAACAAAAAAAGATCTCTTAGCAAAAGGGGCGGTTTTGCAAAGGGATGGTTCATATGCTATTGCTCCCCATAGTCCAGGGGGTTTATTAGAACCTGATCAATTGATTAAGATTGGAGAAATAGCTAAAAAATATAATGCTGCAACAGTGAAAGCTACTAGTTCTCAAAGGTTGGCAATTGTAGGAATTAAAGAAGAGGATATAGATGCAGTATGGAATGATCTGGGGATGGATCCTGGATATGCTATAGGAGTTTGTGTTAGAAGTGTTAAGTTTTGTCCAGGAACCACCTTCTGTAAAAGAGGTCAGCAAGATTCAGTTTCAATTGGTATGGAATTAGATAAAAGATACCATGGAATGGAATTACCAGGTAAGTTTAAGGTTGGAGTTAGTGGCTGTGTAAATAAATGTATGGCCACTGAATTTAGGGATTTAGGATTGATGGGAACATCAAAAGGTTTTCATATTTATGTCGGGGGGCATGGTGGAGTTAAGGCTAGATTAGGACAAGTTTTAGCTGAACATCAAACACCAGAAGATTCACTGAAAATTATAGATAATATTATGCATTATTTCGAAGGAAATGGAAATAAACGTGAGAGATTAGGAGAGTTTATTGATCGAATTGGTTTCGAGGAATTTGAGCAAGAAGTAATGATAGATTGA
- a CDS encoding Crp/Fnr family transcriptional regulator, producing MFRVKEILIELLRAWNLKGETIDSLAEYALIKSYQPGQIIFFDGEEVNKLYIIVNGRVKVSKFTEGGKEKMIHILERGDVINEISLDGRRSSVTAECIEKGGIISIVIDPLLRIMEEDFNLTLHILNSANLKLRQSYRQLRNLGLKKTGPRIASRLWKLARDYGKEDREGIEIDLNLSQRELALMIGTSRETVSRFLKELEREEVILVGNTQITILDIDALHDWT from the coding sequence ATGTTTCGAGTTAAAGAAATATTGATTGAATTACTAAGAGCTTGGAATTTAAAAGGAGAAACTATAGATTCCTTAGCTGAATATGCATTAATAAAAAGCTATCAACCTGGGCAAATAATTTTTTTTGATGGCGAAGAGGTTAATAAGTTATATATTATAGTAAATGGAAGGGTAAAGGTTTCTAAGTTCACTGAGGGTGGTAAGGAAAAGATGATTCACATCTTAGAAAGAGGAGATGTAATTAATGAGATCAGTTTAGATGGTAGAAGAAGTTCTGTAACTGCCGAATGTATAGAAAAAGGAGGGATTATTTCAATAGTTATTGACCCTCTATTAAGGATTATGGAAGAAGATTTTAATTTAACTTTACATATCTTAAATTCCGCTAATTTAAAGTTGCGGCAGAGTTATCGACAATTAAGGAATTTAGGTCTAAAGAAGACAGGGCCAAGAATTGCAAGTAGGCTCTGGAAGTTAGCTAGAGATTATGGAAAAGAGGATAGAGAAGGAATTGAGATAGATCTTAATTTAAGTCAACGTGAATTGGCATTAATGATTGGAACTAGCCGAGAAACGGTAAGTCGTTTTCTAAAAGAGCTTGAACGAGAAGAGGTTATTCTTGTAGGCAATACACAAATAACTATTTTGGATATAGATGCTTTGCATGATTGGACCTGA
- the asrC gene encoding sulfite reductase subunit C: MSLNVKEFKKNAYRITKERNITALRVRVPGGHLEAKYLTILQQIAEEYGDGNLHITTRQGFEITGIPMDKVEEVNKKVAPLIEGMEKGIGVEIGNPEDGYPAAGTRNVSACIGNKVCRYAKYDTTKLAQRIERNIFPNDFHVKIAVSGCQNDCIKAHMQDYGVLGMDLPVYDAYRCISCGVCVKNCKKRATGALKFENYKVVRDEDKCIGCGECISKCPTNAWTRDTSKKYYKLLIMGRTGKRNPRLAMPFLEWVTEDAIIDIINNTYQYIDKYIDRSLAKEHVGYIVDRTGFQTYKEEVLKGVELNPECRIAEHIDWPGYKTNTSNNFTKVGNK; this comes from the coding sequence ATGTCATTAAATGTTAAAGAATTTAAGAAGAATGCTTATCGGATAACAAAAGAGCGTAATATTACAGCTTTACGTGTTAGGGTACCAGGTGGTCATTTAGAGGCGAAATATTTAACAATTCTTCAACAAATAGCTGAAGAGTATGGAGATGGAAATCTGCATATCACAACACGTCAAGGCTTTGAGATTACAGGAATTCCAATGGATAAAGTAGAGGAAGTCAATAAAAAGGTTGCTCCTCTGATTGAAGGTATGGAAAAAGGAATTGGTGTAGAGATTGGTAACCCAGAAGATGGTTATCCAGCAGCTGGAACTCGTAATGTATCAGCTTGTATTGGAAATAAAGTCTGTCGCTATGCTAAGTATGATACTACTAAATTGGCTCAAAGAATTGAACGTAATATCTTTCCTAATGACTTTCATGTGAAAATTGCAGTATCTGGATGTCAAAATGACTGTATTAAGGCTCATATGCAAGACTATGGAGTATTAGGTATGGATCTTCCAGTTTATGATGCTTATCGCTGTATTAGTTGTGGGGTATGTGTGAAAAATTGTAAGAAGAGAGCAACAGGAGCATTAAAGTTTGAAAATTATAAAGTTGTTAGAGATGAAGATAAGTGTATAGGCTGTGGTGAGTGTATTTCTAAATGCCCAACTAATGCTTGGACAAGAGATACAAGCAAAAAATACTATAAATTATTAATTATGGGGCGTACAGGTAAGAGAAACCCTCGTTTAGCAATGCCTTTTTTAGAATGGGTAACAGAAGATGCTATCATTGATATTATTAATAATACTTACCAGTATATAGACAAATATATTGATCGGAGTTTAGCTAAAGAGCATGTAGGTTATATCGTAGATCGAACTGGATTCCAAACTTATAAAGAAGAGGTTCTAAAAGGTGTAGAGTTGAATCCAGAATGTAGAATAGCAGAACATATAGACTGGCCTGGATATAAAACAAATACAAGCAATAATTTCACTAAAGTAGGAAATAAGTAA
- the asrB gene encoding anaerobic sulfite reductase subunit AsrB, with the protein MPNNPYIPKAVEITDITAQSEVDYTYRLAVDLDVDNGQFVEVSIPKIGECPISVSDFGDDYIDLTIRHVGKVTNQIAHLTVGDKLGIRGPYGNGFPMEEYQGKDLVISAGGTGLAPVKSIINYFYRNPKVVNSLTLLLGFKNPANILFSDEIAKWKAADHINVILTVDEGDQAWDGNVGLITGFVDQVDFSNLDNMEVIIVGPPIMMKFTSLEFMKYDIQEEQIWVSFERKMSCGIGKCGHCKMDDTYICLEGPVFNYTKAKELVD; encoded by the coding sequence ATGCCTAATAATCCTTATATACCAAAAGCTGTAGAGATTACAGATATTACTGCACAAAGTGAAGTTGATTACACATATAGATTAGCAGTAGATTTAGATGTTGATAATGGACAATTTGTAGAAGTATCTATTCCCAAAATTGGAGAATGCCCAATCTCTGTTAGTGATTTTGGTGATGATTATATTGATTTAACTATCCGACATGTAGGAAAGGTAACTAATCAAATAGCTCACTTAACAGTAGGAGATAAATTAGGGATTAGAGGTCCTTATGGGAATGGTTTTCCGATGGAAGAGTATCAAGGCAAGGACTTAGTGATTTCTGCAGGGGGAACTGGCTTAGCTCCAGTTAAGAGTATTATTAATTATTTTTATAGAAATCCTAAAGTAGTTAACTCCTTAACTTTATTGCTTGGTTTTAAAAATCCAGCTAATATCTTATTTAGTGATGAAATTGCTAAATGGAAAGCAGCAGATCACATTAATGTTATTTTAACAGTTGATGAAGGAGATCAAGCTTGGGATGGGAATGTTGGGTTAATTACTGGCTTTGTTGATCAAGTAGACTTTAGTAATCTAGATAATATGGAAGTAATTATTGTAGGACCTCCAATTATGATGAAATTTACTAGTTTAGAGTTTATGAAGTATGATATTCAAGAAGAACAAATTTGGGTTTCTTTTGAACGGAAGATGTCTTGTGGAATTGGAAAGTGTGGACATTGTAAGATGGATGACACTTATATCTGCTTAGAAGGACCAGTATTTAATTATACAAAAGCTAAAGAATTAGTTGATTAA
- the asrA gene encoding anaerobic sulfite reductase subunit AsrA encodes MAYKLNYVEADDILKKLQNEYKIYAPTRKKDKGTFSDTDLITYGQVNSFAEIEFNEKTKYSPKDIVFPITQTLFYFNGDEYIEAEEDTDKVIVFLRPCEVNAFKRLDKIFLENGPEEDIYYKRLREKVKFAVIECTEGFDSCFCVSMGTNETDDYSIFLRISEDEVFCEVKDDSLTQIFVDQEEVEFTPEFIQENEVAVEVPALEDITTDLFESEIWKEYSKRCIGCGRCNMSCPTCSCWTMQDIAYKDNENLGERRRVWAGCHIDGYTEMAGGHDFRTNYGDRMRFKTMHKIYDFRKRFDIDMCVGCGRCEDVCPKYISFVGAIKKLNQAIKEGKADA; translated from the coding sequence ATGGCTTATAAATTAAATTATGTAGAAGCTGATGATATTCTAAAGAAGCTACAGAATGAATACAAAATTTATGCACCAACTAGAAAGAAGGATAAAGGAACCTTTTCTGATACAGATCTAATTACTTATGGTCAAGTAAATAGTTTTGCTGAGATTGAGTTTAATGAAAAGACTAAATATTCTCCCAAGGATATTGTTTTTCCAATTACTCAAACATTATTCTATTTTAATGGTGATGAATATATTGAGGCTGAAGAAGATACTGATAAAGTAATTGTCTTTTTAAGACCTTGTGAAGTGAATGCTTTTAAAAGGTTGGATAAGATCTTCTTAGAAAATGGTCCAGAAGAAGATATTTATTATAAAAGGTTAAGAGAGAAGGTTAAGTTTGCAGTAATAGAATGTACAGAGGGCTTTGATTCTTGTTTTTGTGTTTCTATGGGGACTAATGAAACTGATGATTATTCAATCTTCTTAAGAATAAGTGAAGATGAAGTATTTTGTGAAGTGAAAGATGATAGCTTAACTCAAATCTTTGTAGATCAAGAAGAGGTAGAATTTACTCCAGAATTTATTCAAGAGAATGAAGTGGCAGTAGAAGTACCAGCACTAGAAGATATTACAACAGATCTATTTGAATCAGAGATTTGGAAAGAATATAGTAAACGCTGTATAGGTTGTGGTCGTTGTAATATGTCTTGTCCAACCTGTAGTTGTTGGACAATGCAAGATATAGCTTATAAAGATAATGAGAATCTTGGAGAACGAAGAAGAGTTTGGGCTGGATGCCATATAGATGGATATACAGAGATGGCTGGAGGTCATGACTTTAGAACAAATTATGGAGATAGAATGAGATTTAAGACAATGCACAAGATTTATGACTTTCGTAAGCGATTTGATATAGATATGTGTGTGGGCTGTGGTCGTTGTGAAGATGTTTGTCCAAAATATATCTCATTTGTTGGAGCAATTAAGAAATTAAATCAAGCTATTAAGGAGGGGAAAGCAGATGCCTAA
- a CDS encoding PH domain-containing protein has translation MGFLDGLMGNATEMNLEDLKEELSEILIEGEVIEKGYKVLRDYFVFSSQRLILVDKQGVTGKKVEYHSILYKSIRHFSIETAGTFDADSELKLWIAGSSMPLTKQFAKNSSNILEVQRTLAKYLLNL, from the coding sequence ATGGGCTTTTTAGATGGGCTTATGGGGAATGCAACAGAAATGAATTTGGAAGATCTTAAAGAGGAGCTAAGTGAGATATTAATCGAAGGAGAAGTAATTGAAAAAGGATATAAGGTATTAAGAGATTATTTTGTATTTAGCAGTCAGCGCCTTATACTTGTAGATAAGCAAGGAGTGACTGGAAAGAAGGTTGAGTATCATTCAATACTATATAAAAGTATTAGACATTTTAGTATAGAAACAGCTGGAACTTTTGATGCTGATTCAGAATTAAAGCTTTGGATAGCAGGATCAAGTATGCCTCTAACAAAGCAATTTGCTAAGAATAGTAGTAATATTCTTGAGGTTCAGAGAACATTAGCTAAGTATTTATTAAATTTATAA